A genomic stretch from Lagenorhynchus albirostris chromosome 12, mLagAlb1.1, whole genome shotgun sequence includes:
- the LOC132530530 gene encoding amine sulfotransferase-like isoform X1 yields the protein MDNTDTYLLNFKGCYFQRSLVDVDLVEHLDDFEIRDDDVFIITYPKSGTIWTQQILSLIYFEGHRNRSELVNTCDRVPFLEYSAQKVDHVNRPSPRLFTSHLPYYLAPKGLKNRKAKIVYIYRNPKDVLTSYFHFSNWLVTFEPSDNIEHFMKRFLDGKVMGSLWFDHIRGWYEHRHDFNILFMMYEEMKKDLRSSVLKISSFLEKELSEEDLDVVVNQATFQNMKLDPQANYDHILEAENWTRTKEGDFLRKGTIGDWKHHLTVEQNERFDRIFQMKMKDFPLKFIWDINEE from the exons ATGGACAACACagacacatatttattgaactttAAAGGCTGTTATTTTCAACGTTCTTTAGTTGATGTTGACCTTGTAGAACATTTAGATGATTTTGAAATTAGAGATGATGATGTGTTTATAATTACATATCCAAAATCTG GTACAATCTGGACTCAGCAGATATTAAGCTTGATTTATTTTGAAGGACATCGTAACAGAAGTGAACTGGTGAACACATGTGATAGAGTCCCCTTCCTGGAATACAGTGCACAAAAAGTGGACCATGTCAACAGACCATCCCCTCGTCTCTTCACTTCCCACCTCCCATATTATTTAGCACCGAAAGGTCTCAAGAACCGAAAAGCTAAA ATTGTTTACATCTATAGAAACCCCAAGGATGTTTTgacttcatattttcatttttcaaattggTTAGTTACATTTGAACCTTCCGATAACATAGAACATTTCATGAAAAGGTTTCTAGATGGAAAAG TGATGGGAAGCCTTTGGTTTGATCACATCAGAGGCTGGTATGAACACAGACATGACTTCAATATTTTGTTCATGATGTATGAGGAGATGAAGAAG GATCTCAGAAGTTCTGTGCTTAAAATCAGCAGTTTTCTTGAAAAAGAACTGAGTGAAGAGGATTTGGATGTTGTTGTGAACCAGGCTACATTTCAGAACATGAAACTTGATCCACAAGCGAATTACGATCATATTCTAGAAGCTGAAAACTGGACAAGAACAAAAGAAGGAGATTTCCTGCGCAAAG GTACCATCGGAGACTGGAAACATCACTTGACTGTGGAGCAAAATGAAAGATTTGACAGAATATTCCAAATGAAGATGAAAGATTTTCCCTTGAAGTTCATCTGGGATATAAATGAGGAGTAG
- the LOC132530530 gene encoding amine sulfotransferase-like isoform X2: MDNTDTYLLNFKGCYFQRSLVDVDLVEHLDDFEIRDDDVFIITYPKSGHRNRSELVNTCDRVPFLEYSAQKVDHVNRPSPRLFTSHLPYYLAPKGLKNRKAKIVYIYRNPKDVLTSYFHFSNWLVTFEPSDNIEHFMKRFLDGKVMGSLWFDHIRGWYEHRHDFNILFMMYEEMKKDLRSSVLKISSFLEKELSEEDLDVVVNQATFQNMKLDPQANYDHILEAENWTRTKEGDFLRKGTIGDWKHHLTVEQNERFDRIFQMKMKDFPLKFIWDINEE, translated from the exons ATGGACAACACagacacatatttattgaactttAAAGGCTGTTATTTTCAACGTTCTTTAGTTGATGTTGACCTTGTAGAACATTTAGATGATTTTGAAATTAGAGATGATGATGTGTTTATAATTACATATCCAAAATCTG GACATCGTAACAGAAGTGAACTGGTGAACACATGTGATAGAGTCCCCTTCCTGGAATACAGTGCACAAAAAGTGGACCATGTCAACAGACCATCCCCTCGTCTCTTCACTTCCCACCTCCCATATTATTTAGCACCGAAAGGTCTCAAGAACCGAAAAGCTAAA ATTGTTTACATCTATAGAAACCCCAAGGATGTTTTgacttcatattttcatttttcaaattggTTAGTTACATTTGAACCTTCCGATAACATAGAACATTTCATGAAAAGGTTTCTAGATGGAAAAG TGATGGGAAGCCTTTGGTTTGATCACATCAGAGGCTGGTATGAACACAGACATGACTTCAATATTTTGTTCATGATGTATGAGGAGATGAAGAAG GATCTCAGAAGTTCTGTGCTTAAAATCAGCAGTTTTCTTGAAAAAGAACTGAGTGAAGAGGATTTGGATGTTGTTGTGAACCAGGCTACATTTCAGAACATGAAACTTGATCCACAAGCGAATTACGATCATATTCTAGAAGCTGAAAACTGGACAAGAACAAAAGAAGGAGATTTCCTGCGCAAAG GTACCATCGGAGACTGGAAACATCACTTGACTGTGGAGCAAAATGAAAGATTTGACAGAATATTCCAAATGAAGATGAAAGATTTTCCCTTGAAGTTCATCTGGGATATAAATGAGGAGTAG